Part of the Terriglobales bacterium genome, TGGATGCCGATGATGTCGCCGGGCTGCAGCGGCTGGGTCACGCCGCCCAGCCGTCCGCCCAGGCGGCTGAGGTCGATGGTCTGCGCCTGGGCGCTAAAAGGCCTTCCCTGAGCGTCCATCCCCCAGATGCGGACGGGCAGGACGCGGGCTAATCGTGGCTCACGACGCCGTCCCACTGCGCCACCATCATGGCACTTCTCTCCTTCCTTCCCGGTGACCTGGCTCACAGGCCACGGTGACAAGAGCGAAACAAGGCGCCTTTTGCGGCCTTGCAGGACACTCTTTGGTAACCGCTCAGCCCGGGGCGGAGACCCCGGGACCCTCGGGAAGCTGGATGACGACGGTGGCCGCCAGCACGATCCCCACCCCCAGCACCTGGCTGGCGCCCAGCCGCTCGCCCAGGAAGAGTGCCGCCAGGCTGATGGCGAAGACCGGCTCCAGGCAACTGGTGACCACGGCGCGGGTGGGGTCCAGCAGCTTCAACCCTGTGAAGTAGAAGGCGTAGGGCAGCAGGATGGAGGTCAGCGCGAAGACCGCCAGGAAGAACCACTGCCCGCGGGTGTAGTGGGCGGCGACGATCTTCCAGGGCGGGTTGAGGACCATCCAGAACAAGGCCGCGCCCAGCAGGCCGTAGACGATCACCTTCCAGCGGTCCAGCCGCTGCACCAGCCCGTGCCCGTAGGTATTGGTGAAAGCAAAGGAGAGCGCGGCCAACTCGGCCACGCCGATCCCGACCGGGTCGAGCTTGAGCCGGCCACGCTGGAGCACGCCCACCACAAGGGCGCAGCCGGTCACCGCCGCCGCCACCGCGCCCACGCGCAGGGCGGTGGCCCGCTGCCGCCGCCGCGCCACCAAGTAGAGCAGCACCCAGGCGGGCGCGATGTACTGCAGGATGATGGCGGTGCTCACCGAGGTCAGGTCGATGGCCTGGTAGTAGAAGAAGTTGGAGGCGGCGAAGCCGGCCACGCCCAGCAGCAGGCAGCGGGCCACGTCGCGCGGAGCCAGGGCCAGCGCCCCGCGTCCGCGCGCCAGCCACAGCAGCGGCGCCAGCGCCAGGAAGGAGAGGGTGGTGCGGGCCTGCGAAAGGATCAGGGGATCCAGGCGGGCGCTGCCCGCCGCCAGGTGCCCGGTGAAGGCGCCCTTGCCCAGCGCCGCCGAGCCCGCCCAGCAGAAGGTGGCGGCGGCGATGCACAGGTAGCCGAGCACCGGGTGCGACCCGGCCGGATCACTGCGCGCGGAGGAGCTGGTCGAGCTGCTCGGGGTCAAAACCGATCATCACCTGGTCGCCGACCACCAGGGTCGGGGTGGAACGGCTCTCGTACTTGTAGATGAGCTCCTCGACCGCCTGGCGGTCGCAGCTCACGTCCTTCTCGATGAATTCGATGCCTCGCTCCGCGAGGTGGGACTTGGCCCAGGCGCACGGCGGTCAGCCCGGCTGCGTGTACAGCACGACCTTGGGTTGCGGCATGGAAAGGAGATTACCAGACCGCGCACCCGGCGTCAGGAAATTTCACGCGTACTCGATTGCCGTGGTAATCCGCGCCGTCTTCTTGAGCATGGCCGAGACCGAGCAGTACTTCTCCTCCGAGAGCCGCACCGCGTCCTCCATGGCTTTGTGCTCGACCGGCCCGCTGACCCGGTAGGTGAGCCGGATGGAGGTGTAGACCTGAGGCGGGTCGGGGGCGCGCTCCGCCTGCGCCCGCACCTCCAGGCGGGTGAAGGGCTGGCGCTTCTTGCGCAGGATCCCGACCACGTCGGAGGCGGTGCAGCCGCACAGGCCGATCAGCACCAGCTCCATGGGGCTGGGGGCGGACTTGTCCGCGGCCGCATCGGTCACGATGGCATGGCCGCTGGTGGCGGTGCCGACAAAGCGCTCG contains:
- a CDS encoding DMT family transporter; translation: MTPSSSTSSSARSDPAGSHPVLGYLCIAAATFCWAGSAALGKGAFTGHLAAGSARLDPLILSQARTTLSFLALAPLLWLARGRGALALAPRDVARCLLLGVAGFAASNFFYYQAIDLTSVSTAIILQYIAPAWVLLYLVARRRQRATALRVGAVAAAVTGCALVVGVLQRGRLKLDPVGIGVAELAALSFAFTNTYGHGLVQRLDRWKVIVYGLLGAALFWMVLNPPWKIVAAHYTRGQWFFLAVFALTSILLPYAFYFTGLKLLDPTRAVVTSCLEPVFAISLAALFLGERLGASQVLGVGIVLAATVVIQLPEGPGVSAPG
- a CDS encoding OsmC family protein — encoded protein: ERFVGTATSGHAIVTDAAADKSAPSPMELVLIGLCGCTASDVVGILRKKRQPFTRLEVRAQAERAPDPPQVYTSIRLTYRVSGPVEHKAMEDAVRLSEEKYCSVSAMLKKTARITTAIEYA